In a single window of the Nicotiana tomentosiformis chromosome 8, ASM39032v3, whole genome shotgun sequence genome:
- the LOC104114490 gene encoding uncharacterized protein: MHILYTCPLILFMALLFAYAAATAADLETNGAEKAGADAGILSSNSSVNENLDLINMNRKKDGHLDNDSSSNQMKLKEDGDLRKVNNGSGIIGGLTDVGDQNKSNDSSAKKGDDREGLKEAEVEKKRIDSGSKRDDRKEETKEAEQQDKAKDISSEKQGEMEKILPDGIQSREEILPTRKESFHGEECDSSYSCTIEEKAVVACLRVPGNESPDLSLLVQNNGKGTVNILIKAPEFVQLEKEKIELQGKENQRMKVSIRNAGNDNNIILKAGDGQCTLDFRGLIDNADKTSQFKYGFLSFAIMCLAAIALVATVLMYFKRRLLVSSGHKYQKLDMDLPVSSGGKTETLSTDGWDNSWDDDWDDEEAPKAPSVPVTPSFSSKSITSRRSSKESWKD; this comes from the exons ATGCATATATTGTATACTTGTCCGCTGATTCTGTTTATGGCTTTACTCTTTGCTTATGCTGCTGCTACTGCTGCTGATTTAGAG ACCAATGGAGCTGAAAAGGCGGGTGCGGATGCAGGAATTTTGAGTAGTAATAGCAGTGTGAATGAGAATTTAGACCTGATAAATATGAATAGAAAAAAGGATGGTCATTTGGATAACGATAGTTCGAGTAACCAAATGAAGTTAAAGGAAGATGGGGACCTAAGGAAAGTGAATAATGGTAGTGGCATTATTGGTGGGTTGACAGATGTTGGGGATCAAAACAAGTCCAATGATAGTAGTGCGAAAAAGGGTGACGACAGAGAAGGGTTGAAAGAAGCTGAGGTGGAAAAGAAAAGAATTGATAGTGGTTCTAAGAGAGATGACAGGAAGGAGGAGACGAAAGAAGCTGAACAGCAAGACAAAGCAAAAGATATTAGTTCCGAGAAGCAGGGTGAGATGGAAAAGATTCTGCCGGATGGAATTCAGTCGAGAGAGGAGATTTTGCCTACAAGAAAGGAGAGTTTCCATGGTGAAGAATGCGATTCATCTTATAGTTGCACGATAGAGGAAAAAGCAGTGGTTGCATGTCTTAGAGTTCCGGGCAATG AATCTCCAGACCTTTCACTTTTGGTTCAAAACAATGGAAAAGGAACTGTCAATATTTTGATTAAGGCTCCTGAGTTTGTACAACTGGAGAAAGAGAAGATTGAACTGCAAGGAAAGGAAAATCAGAGG ATGAAGGTTTCTATAAGGAATGCAGGAAATGACAACAATATCATTCTAAAGGCCGGGGATGGCCAATGCACTCTTGATTTCAGGGGTCTGATTGACAATGCTGATAAAACATCTCAATTCAAGTATGGTTTCCTATCTTTTGCAATAATGTGTTTGGCTGCTATTGCATTAGTGGCCACAGTCTTGATGTACTTTAAACGGAGGCTTCTAGTAAGTAGCGGCCACAAGTATCAAAAGTTGGACATGGATTTACCAGTTTCCAGTGGCGGAAAGACGGAGACACTCTCAACTGATGGATGGGACAATAGCTGGGATGACGATTGGGATGATGAGGAAGCGCCCAAAGCACCATCCGTGCCAGTCACTCCTTCCTTCTCGTCTAAAAGCATTACCTCACGACGGTCTAGTAAGGAAAGCTGGAAAGACTAG